The genome window CTATATAAATAGAGTTACGTTCTGTGTGACATGAAAAGcatattaaatgcaataaattcaCTTAGCGACAACATCGCATAGACATACACACCTATACCAACATACATGGATATATGTATCCATAAAGGCATATGAGAATGCTGTCACGTAAATGTAATATATGCAATTTTCATGACAATACTCCGCCCGCAAGTATGCAACAAATAGGCACACAGACAAGAAATAtggcacacaaacaaaaactaagagagaaagagagagagagagagagagcttgaGATAGATATAGAGGCTTCTGGATGCATACTCGTTGAATAACTTAATGGAATTGTTTATCGTCTTGCTTTCACTTACTCATCCCCCATCAGATggtctcgctcgctctctatTCTTATGCAAACCCATTGAAGGCAAAATGCATTAGAAGCCCAAGCACCAAGTACAGCACAGTAGCTCAATGCAACAATGCTGAAGGCTTTCTAAGGAGATATTCTgtaaataacatatatacGAATAATGCAATCATCAGCAGTTGTGTATATGTTGTGAAAGAATGTTTGTTTGATAAATtctagaaaattaaaacagcTTGTTGGTTTTCTGTAAAACAGgttcgtttatttttatactaaattaatagtATTactcaatataaatattattattatggtatAGAAGggtaatattttcattttaatgttattCCTCACActttaatacaaatacatattttaaattgttaagacatacaaaattaaacataaaaatgacTCTCTAATACGCTTCACTATGGaatttaaacaattcaatGTAATCTTTATGCAATTCTATGAAACGGAGCTAGAATGCCTttgattattgaattttttcGAACTACAGTTAAAGCTTAGGATAGCAATAGCATGCAGGTAACACATAAAAGTGACGACGAAAGTCAAAGCGCAAATCCCTAtcgatttaattaattttgtgaacCCTTATCGGATCGAGGGCATAGctattaaaatgtaaacttCAAAACAAGCACTCGAAGTCAGATTGACTGACTAAACAACTGACTAACCGGCTGAGTTAAGTAATACTTCCAAACTCATGTTTTGATTAGCCTACTTTGAGGTGTCAAAACGTCTGACACACTTATCATCACCAACGACGagaaaaaaagtattaaatttcaCGAGAGTTGAGCTATAAATAAGTTATGGATACAAGCCAAATAAGAGGAGGAAAcgacagcaatagcaacaacaacaatcaatttcaacatcaatcaatcaatcaagcagtcagtcagtctggcTGTAAAGTGGCAGCTGGATCTCAATGCTCCAACGCTCGAGACTCCGTATTCCAAATTCCAAATTCCAATTCCATACCCTCAGAAGGTGCCCAAACAGCTCATTAGGCAACGCCCATGAGTCAGCGTGTCCTGCACGTATGTGTCCCATGTGAGCAAGCCACGTCCATGTGTGTGGGCTGTGGACTGTGTTCGCTTATCAGTCCGTTAGTCAGTTTCATTTTGCACGTGCCTGTCTTGTTTATAAGCTATTGTCATTTGCGACACGGTCGTGGCATGCCACACAGCAATAGCGGAGGAACCCAGACCCCAGCCTTAGaccgagaacgagaacgagaacgataATCATAAGCACAACTCACACTCCATTGGCCTACTTAACGGGCGCTTCCATTGCTGGCCACAACTCGACCACAAGCCTGCAAGTCCTGCTGCCGCATATAATTGATATAGCAGTTAGCTAACAAATAAGGAACCTCACAAATCAAACGACTCAACGACTGTACTCGAGCATGCTTGGAATTGTGGTAgcttaagtaaattaatttgatttctcAATAAGCAAATTGTGCTTATAAATAGCATTAATTTGCTTCCAATCACAGGCTGTAATGCATTTTCCTtcggcttttgcttttttcccTAACAATCAGACGATTTTAATTTGAGCCcgcatttaatattatttgcatgACCCTCGTCACAGACACGTTTTAGTTTTAGCAGTGACTCAggccaaaaaaacaaaaaaactacaacctaagtaatttaatttagttgccCGAAAGCCGAAagaaatctaaataaatataaacttttcGTATACTCTACCaaagaattataaattatttacaaagcCAAACTAtgattatataaaaatatacttaaacaaaatgaagcTGACGAACTCTGAAAGTAACTTAAAACATTTGAAGTGTAAAATTCCTTATGCCCTTTTTGTTAGGGTGTTGAATAACCAAATGTGACATGCAAAGTGCTTTGGGCAGCGACGATGACGCAACGGGAAACCTTAGAAAGCAAAAGGCAGCTGGAAatgaagaaacaaaaaaaataacaaaaatatacatataaaattaagtatacgccccAAGGGCAAccagcaaaaatatttgtacttCGGTCAGGCCAAAAGAAAATACACACAACAGAAATTCGCCAAAGCCAAGACTCGATACTATCCCCAAATCGCAAGCGTAATTAAAACCTGATTAATTAATAACGCTGCGAGCGCTGCGAGAGGTTGCACAATAACAAATTCCAAATTGCTTATTAGCCACCTGAACGCTCCTCATAAAATGCAAGCGCCTATAATTATggtgaaaaaaaaagaaagaaatgaataaaaaacaacaacaacaacaaaaagccaCAAGCATTGCAGACCGGCAGGATGTGCGCCATAATGTGCAATGAGCTGCGGCAGCAGGCGATTTTCAACTCATTTCATAGGCCATCGCTTAACGAGCGGAAGCCGCGGCAAGTTCCAAAGTGTGGCAAGGGATGGAAAATGAAGCCAGTTCTTTGCCACGTGTGTATTGATGCCACCTACGTAtgagtgaatgtgtgtgtgtgtgtgtgtgtgtgtgaattcgCCTGTGATGTGTGTTGCATTATTAATGAGAACTTTGGCTCATGCCTCGCAAATGCTTCGTTGCAGATTTGCAAACATCGACGAACGACGCAAGTCACACGTGACAGCTTTACTGCAGTTGCAGCGCCACTTTGAAGCGgcagttgtagttgcagttgtaacaacaacatcacctACAACAGTTAGcgtttgcaacatttttgcagttTTGACTGCTGGGCAAATATAATCCGTTCCATTTGAATGATTTGTGAATTTTCTTTGCCAACTCTGCTTCAAATTTTACTGGGTCAGCACTAAGGAAGAAAAAAGCTGTGGAGGAAACGATGAAACGAGGTAGCTGGCATCTGAAAGCCTCatcgaatttatattttatgtagcAGGTGCCGCCATTGCGAATGACTCTAAAATTGCTGATGAAGGATGTAAATATTCTTGAAAATCGATACAAGCCTGCGAGGAAGGAAATAAAATcaacttgtttattttacgGCTACTTTTACGGCATTCAAAAGAGCATCGATATTTAAGCGAAGAAGCATTTGCTGAAGAAATGTTTCTTGACATTAAAGCGAGAAATGCTTTAATAGTTAGCTATACAATACCCTGTTTAGACTGGGCTGAATCATAGAAATTTCCGTTAAGTAGAACATTCCGCTTTTTAAATGCCCTCAGTGAtgcacaaattattaaattgctaATTTCCGGTTGTTGTTTCTATTGGTATTCTTCTTTCAGTCTGAGTTTACCTCTTTTACCCCTAAACAGCTCTTCACGTGATGCAGTTTGGTGTAATAGAACTGCATTATTAAAGCAGATTAGTATTAGAACGTGATGTAAATcataattaacataaaataaacttacaaATACGTTATATAAGTtcattatatgtatttaaaactaaatcgatattgtgtattttgtttaaaaactGATATGGACAATCGAATAGAATGTTAGTCAATAAACCCATAAAAACTGTAGCCAAGTGCATACTACAAAGAATTTTAGACAAGTGACACTTGAGCAACGAAAAAGTATTCATAACATTCCAATTCCCATTCAAGCTACTTAAGTGCTGCCACTGAAGAAACGCCCAATAAAACAGCTTATGTTTAATactatttgctttttatgtgCGAAAAAGTGAATAGAGAGCAAAGAAACGCTGCTTACGTGCTAACAATACTTATAAGACAGATCACAAGAGAACTTACAACAACTTACATAAGTTACAACTACGACTACGAATTACAACTACTACAACTAGAGAGTTAACTGTGGGGAACCTTCAACTTTGCGTAAGTGAACGTCCAAAATCACGCAGCTCACATAAATCTCGTGTTGAAAGGACGGCTGAGGAGAAGCCGAAGGAGCATGATGAAAAGATAGACACTGAATGGAGGGAAGGAGGTGCAGTTTCCGTCTGGTTGTTTTCGACATTTTGTCACGTCAATGCGATGTTGTTGCTCAGCATGTTGTTGTCATCCTCCTGCAGATCCCTTGTGGTGTTCACTGGCATTTTATACGAGATGGGCAGCTGAGGCGCAGTGGATGCTGCTCCTGGGCTCTGCCTGTGCCTGCCAAATGGCTTGGCATCGTTCGTCTCCAGATAAAACTTGCCGCGCAGTCTGTCAAGTAGTTGACATAAATGTGTCAAAGTCGCTTCCATATATATCGCCTTAAACTCACCTCGGATCTGCGCCGTAGCCCATGTAGGCACGTTCGTAGCCAGTGCCGCAGTTGGCAACATTTTGCGATGGCTCGCAGCGTTCGCTGGGAAAGGCCAAAGGTTGCTGGATGCTCTCCTCAAAGTACTCCCAGGCTCGCTGATGACTGCAGCCAACTACAATGAGAATCAAGTATTATTCCCGATAACATTTGACTTTACGCTGCACTCACTAATGATGTTCAACCAGCGATTATTGGCGATCTCCTGGCGCGCACAGCCCGGCTGCAAAGGTCGCCCGCCATTCGGGTAGAAGTCCGCATGTCCCATGGCCGTGGGATTGCCCAGAATGCCGCCATCAGTGTGTATGACATCCACGAAGCGAGCATCCTTTGGACTCAGTCGGCGATTGGAACTGTTGCCCTCGAAGAGCGGCAATGCCGGATCCAATGCCGTAATCCTAGTCAGCTTGATGCCCCACTCCTGCAGCTGCTTGCCAGCAAAGCCTGCCACCTCGGCCCCCAGGCTGAAACCAATCAAATGAATATGCTTCACGGCATACCCACTGGTCACCAGATAGCGCAGGAAGCGGGCCAGATAGCGTGCCGTCACGGGTAGATTCTCCACAGCATTGGAGTACCAGGGCACTGTCACCATGGCGCTCCAGTCGACCAGTATCACATTGTAGTTACCGCGCCGCAGAAAAGCTGTGGCGAAAGCAAAAGGATGCTAAGTGCTAAGTGTGTGTTGACAGCGCCTGAGGCATTATGAGTTACCAACCATCCTTTAGCTGCTGACTGCTCTGCTTTTCCCCGGTGGCCGACTCAGAGAAGCCGTGTAGATAGATGGCCAGCGggtaattgaaattgaaattgcttcGCGCCAGTCGCGCCTCATCGCTCAGTTGTAGCTGCTGTGGCGCGATGCGGTTTTTTCTGCAAAATGTTGCATCAAAAATGATCCACTAAATATGCATGAGATGCCAGCCGGCACTCACCTTGTGTATAACAGAAACTTGATGTCCTCACGTTCGCGTATcgtgcagcagctgctgcagctgccacgcGGTGCGGCACTGTAGAAGATTGGAGAGCCCGCTGCAAGCAACGCAATTAGAAGCTTCAGAAGATGCGAATATTTGAttgaaaaatttgcaatttagcATGTGAAAATGTGTGAGAAATACCTGTAATTCTTTAGAGCTAGCTAATTGTGTTATTAACGAGCTAATAAGCtaagccacagcaacaacaacaatggcttCGAATAAAACCAACTCCAAATGAAACCAGTCAAGCGTCGCTTTGCTTGGCTTAGCCGTGAACTTGAatcatatacattttttttgtgtttgtggccaccataaaaaacacaagcgacaacaacagcaacaaaagcaataacaataacaacgctACAGCTGACAGCTAAAACCAGCAGCACGtgacgtatacgcagcgtgttACGTCTTTGCAGTCACTCTGTATGTTAAAGTACACAAAGGCCGAAAGCTAATGAACTGCGACAACTTGAGCATACTCTTTGTAAGCATACTCGAAAACTAGCTCGTTAtggcaaattaatttgatgactacaaattgaaattcaaatactttgcAAAACATGGCAACAAGAAATATGTAACATTTATATATTGGATTTgactatttataaattgaaaaactaaaaaacaatgTTTTCATACCAGCTACTCAAATGGTAGAAgcgtattataactttgtgcctgcaggaaatatatgtaacacacagaaagagacaTCTTAGGccctctatggtatatattgaatgaagtattataccaatataccaaatatactgtatgtttcagtatttttacgattttatttgatatattttaagaataataccctaacaaaaagtttaatgataaataaataaggaatagaaatatttttaatgatttatttacgAAAATTGcaagataaaaatataaatttttaaacaattcaaaGTGATATtctaatttcaattaaattaaattttaagccaacatttttattttcaagttttatttttaattgcttacCAAGTTAAATCTTtagtttaaaatgaaatttttatttgtcattattataattatcttcaaataaaaaagtgcgtgtaatttataaataacatGATTTAACAAGCATTAGCTCCACTGTATTCATTAAAAGTCCGCAAATTGAGTTACTATCAAGCTATTCTCGCTGTCAATACGTTCAATAAAACTCTGTAATGGGAGGCGGGGCACTAGGTCAAAAATGCAAAGTCAATGACATCGCAGTTACTGCATATGAATGTTTTCCtcttgctttttgttttgctacaCAAGTTTAGCGTTGATTTTGAATTGATTCCACTTGATGAGATGCCAAATGATAGCAACTAAagtacaacaataataatatcacGACCTTCGGCAAGGACAAATTAGTTTGCAGCTTATGGTTTGGTCAACACTTTCCGTTTCGCGGTTCAGACTCAattttatgtatgtagtttaaatatcttttatttatgtaaatttactaccagttttttttgctttgttgctggCTGCAGAGCGGAAGACTTTTTACCTTATGCTTATGTTaagtatgtatttttttgtcgtagttgttgttgttagttttctttattttgttttgttcacTTTTGCTTCCACATTTGCGTCACgttgtgcattttatttaattattactttgttaacttgttgttgttaatttaaatgtgtttttggtttttggctcGCACTTATATAACAGCCTTTTTTGTACTCATTCTTTAATGAATTATCACATCGTTATATGACAGATTTATATACGATTTAAGATTCTTGATATGATCTGTTATGGCATTGATGTGACGGAGCTATCAAAATGATGTTAATAATGAAGACTGCAGTTGAAGGAAGAAATGTCAGATGATATATTTGATTAAACTGATCATTAACTATTGTTTTTAAGTAATGATGACATAAATATATGAGTACTATTTGGTGccaatcaattttaaatagagtcatttatatttcaatatttaatgcGCTGAATTTTGCAAACTCTTTTTGAGCGGCAACTTGGcccatattttatataaaccTGACATCAATCGAGCGAAGGTAAATAACTCAGCCTTGAATTGTTGTACAACTTAATACAAGTACGTCGATCAGTTGTGCCATTGTTCAATCGGTTGCCCAGTCGGTGCCAATGAGACCTTACTTCATGGCTCAGTAAGCTCTCAAGCCCGAAGCAAATTCATGCATCAAATGTCAACAATATATCCACATGTCTTATCCACAAACAGATCTTGCACTATTATTTACAACCAACCCACAACACCTTGAACTTATGAACAAATTTGGaactaaaagcaaaagtaaacattttttgaTAGCAAGAAAAGCCACAGCTTAGTGCTAAGTTATGATAATAAACGCTAATTGTCGAAGAACACAAGAAAAGGTCTGGGACCACATCCATATTATATGTTCAAACACAAACTTACCgagcaaaaatgtaaatacattGCACAATGTTGAGGCAGTTGGTAAAATCATTGCAAATTCAACTTGAAGTTATATTTATCACcgttttgttgatttttatcaGGCAGGGCCAGTGGATATAGACGTTCAATGAACTTCACACATCAACAAaatcgcaaaatatatatcgCACTTTgataactatttaaatttcgtatttgtttttgatagACGCTTCGGCATTGGCAGagcaataaaacaaacagcaataaCACATTCACTCTTATTTGGGTGCCGCCTTTCGCATTTACTTTGGCATTACCGACAACAACGCTCTGTTCTGGCCGAGTTCCGTAGACGAACTGAACGCCGCTGCTCAAGCTGCTGGCTGGGAACGTTGCCTAGAAGTTGTCGAGTTTCGCGTTGTCTTATCGTGTTGTATGCGTAATGCTTGTTGACTGTCGTCGGCTGTCGTCAgtcgtctgtccgtctgtttgaTAAATCAATTCGCACGACCctatgccaaaaacaaaagactgaGGCAACGAACTTGATCGCCAAGTGTTCCGCCTCCAACATGTGCCAAATATTTAGATTAGCTAATCATGCATGCCAACCATTCGTTCGCAATTGCTGGACACATTTAAGGGACGTAGTAGGCGGGCGACAAATcgtaaaattgtattttaatttcctcATGTCGCGCGCCTGTCGCCTGCAAAGCATACAAATTTAGTCAACTACTCAGAAGATCACCGGGAGTAATTACAGTATAGGGCTGATAACCACATAGCTGTCACAGATTCAGCAAAACTGATCATTATTTTCTGGTTGACGAGACAGATGGAGTTGCGGTAAAATATGATCACTTTTATGTTCGTATAGAAACTAGTAAGCGCTGCAGTGCACAgaatggaaattaaattagtttcaaAAACATTAAGGTAGTTAAGTAAAATATACAGCTccgaattaaaaatattaattctttcaaaattgttacgcaataaaaatgttaacatTAATTTCCGGCTTAACATAACATCTCAACTTAACTTTtactacattaaaatataaaataatataataataataatataataatatatatatattttataataaatataaaataatattaaaatataaaataagtataaatataaaaaatatattaaaggtTTTCGTAATTTCACAAGtgtatatcaaaaaaatacttaaatgttaaaaaaatactataaattaaatatagaatacaaattgaattccatttttaaatttaaattgaataaacaGTAAAATTATAAAGTTACAATGCACAATTATTGCtataattaagtatatatCGCTAGTTCAAAAATCTCTCTAAATAACTGAAGCAAAGTGACAAATTTAATCGCACCTGAACTTTCTTTCAAAAACAAAGCTCAGAATCTAACATAGCTTTATGTTTCAAcaatattgattaaaaatattaatttaattgaattattggCAATTCAATTATTGATTATTAGCTTAAGACTGGaatgttttgtattttctacGGTGTATAACTTCCAGGCTGCTCACCTTGACCGAATGCTGACTTTTGGGTTTCATTATGCCAATAAAATGCTCTCAGTTTCAACAGCTGGTGATGCTTATCGCCTTTCGTTGACCGACACCACCAGCAACAAGTCggaacaacatcaacagcaacagtgaaaatacatatttatacactCAAACATACTTGTGTATACTAGTATTTATGCTTCAACCGATTCTGAGTCTGACCATCCTCAGTGCCGGGCTCTTCTCTGGTTGCGGGTCAATTAGTGAGGCGACGAGTTTAGCATTTTGAGCGCATTAATCATTCAAAATCATTTAGCAAAGTTGCGGGCGTGCAATTTAGCGGTTATGGGTGTATTGTTAAAGCTGCTTGATTTATGCAAAGATTGAATCTGATGTTGAATCTCAATCTGGCAAAGATAAGTAGTCGGAGCAGTCAGGGTCGTAAAGATGCACAGTCTACGACTGCGAGTAAATGCCATGCAGCTTGGCATTCGAAACTCAATTGCGTTGCGAGAAACCTCAACTCAGTTGTAAAATTAATATCTAATTGGCAATTGCAAATGCGCTTGTATAATATTGGGCACCTTGAGCCTAGCGCTTTTGCTGTTGGCCATGAAAGCCGCCAAGTGCAAGGTCCATTCTGCAAAAGTTCTAGTCCATATGTTGCTCTGAAACCCGTCGAACAACTTTAGCTTGAGTCATAGCTCGTTCTTTTACGACTTCCTCGTACCTTGAAAATTGATGACGATCTTAAAAGTACATTGCACAGCAATAATGCAATTGTTTATCAACGATTTAAATACAAGCACGAGCTATCTAcagttgtttaaaattaaaaccgGCAACTcatacaacaataatacataataaaaaagttgCTGAATCACAACACTTAATGACccacaaagcaacaaacagcaaacaataataactgtcAAGTCTGTTGAATGAAACAATtcttaaaaattgaataaaatagcctttggtatcgatgaaattataataaaaaagagtCTGAGGTCGAACACCCACCCAGTTGCgaatataaacaaatgcaaacaataaaGCGAACTGACCTGCGCCATTGGCCAATTCTCatctcagctcagctcagttaaTTATCAATCGAAGCTGACAACCCAAATCGCACAAAATCAGCCATCAAACTGACTTGAAAGAGGCTAATTTGCATACCATATAAATACAGTTAGCCAATACGCAGATTGTTCGttgcattaattatttatcCAAATTGTCAATATGAAAATCTCAATTTTATTGACTCCAATAAACagtgttatatttataggcATGCCAAGCGGCTTCTGACTGCGTCCTTGGCCAGCCAGCAAATTGCCTCCGTTTGTAATGCGGTTtgataaaatgttttatatattatattgccAATATATGTGTgctataattacaaaaatggcATGAGGAAACTAGATGAACACTTGAGCAATAAATCAGCACATAGGAAATTTGAAGACCAAAAAATGTTCCCACAATAATTATTCAGTTTGATCTTAAGAGAGTTGAATACTCAGTTTGtaaaaaagtgtagcatacttttaagcaGTCTTCTAAAATTCCTTATGTGAGCTCAACTCACAGCTAGTTAACGGATTTTAATAGTTAAAaagtattgcatacttttaggccgAAATTAATCACTATCAATACTTACGAATACTTACTTAAACTTGCAGGACAAGCTGCTGAGTAAGCTGGAAGAGGAGAGCGAACCCGATCCTCCAACCTCACAGGAGGATGAGTGTGTGATCTGCATCAACGCGCGTGCCACAATGCAGACATCGCCCTGTGGCCATCGAGTGGTCTGTCGTCGCTGCTTCGTCAAGACCATACAGAGCGCGGTGGCCCAGCGATTGCTGCCACTGCGATGCGTGATCTGCAGGGCACGGGTGAACAGACTAACGTCATCATCGGGCAGCTGGCGCATACAGGAATCAGCCAGCAGCTACTCTATGGGTGCCAAAAGCTGGGCCTCAGCGGGCGTGCACGCCGGTGGCGTGATCACCTCGGCCAGCTCCTACTCCATGAACGATGCCCACAGCGAGCACCATGCATTCCATCAGCCCACGTTGCACACGTCTGCCGCTGCTCGTCATCACTATGCAGCACCACGTGGCGCCCACGGTCGGGTGTCGCAATCGGACAGCCTTTACTCGATGAGCTCGACAGGCTCAGCGGGGTCGAGTCTGTCGGGTTACTCGCATTATTCCAAGACGTCTTCCATATCGAGCAGCGGACCCTGCTCGCCCGCCTCGCCAGCGGCGATAACCGGGACAGCTGCTAGTGCCAATCACCTGGCGCCACCATCGCCCAATGCAcaccatcatcagcatcataaTCAGCATCAGGTGATCTCACCCTCTGGCTCCTCCTCGTGTTCCTCGGCCAGCGTTGGCTCGCTTTCGCCGCGTGACACTGGTGCCCATCACTCTCATCATGGGGGCTGCCCCAGCGGATGCTCTGGCGCGGTGCCACGCAAGCCGCTGCACATGCTAAGCAATTCCATCTCCGCCTCTGCCTCAACATCCTcatccagcagcagcagtggcagcggaAGTGGTAGTGGTAGCGGCGCCATGACGCCGTTGCCCACACATACCTATCCAGGGCGGCGACACGTGAAGAGCCGCCTACTGGATCTCCAGAATCGACTGCCACCCATCAAGGAATTTCGCAGTCCTGCCAAAGTGCCACATCCTTCGCCCGTGCACGTCAGTAATCCACGTTTTCGGTGAGTGCAGCAAAATGATCAAGGATCCGTTCCTCAATAATTTCAAGAATTATTTCACAGCTACGCCTCGTATACAAAGTCAAGCGGCCATGAGCTGGCACCGCTGCTGCGTGAATCGGCATCGCCGCCTCCGCCACGTCGACCCAGTCCTATGAATATACAATTGAGCTGCACGGCATTAGCACCGCCGCCACTCAAAGCGGGCGGCGCCAAGATTTGCCCGGTAACCTCCAAGAATTCGCTGCCCAAAAATGCCTATGTGATGCCCAAGGATAAGAAGCCCCAAAGTACGGGAGGAGCAGCCAATAGCAAGGCGCCAGGTAGCAGAAGCGCACCATTGggtggcagcaacagttcCGCATCGAAGGTCACATCTGCAGGTGCGTCGGGGAGCTCTGGCGTCAGCTCTGTCGCCGCGGGTGGCAACTGCAAACCACACTCGAGCGCTTCCAGTCGCAGTTTTCCACTATTCTCTaacagcagtaacagcagTAGTAAGTTGATCTCGTTGCCTGATAGATGGCGCCAGGGATGCcagaaattaattaagttccgCTCGACAATTTTACAGAAGAGAAAGCGGACAACAAGAAGAACGAGTCTATGGAGCGTaagaagaaggaggagaagcTCAAGATGAAAGCTGAAAAGGAAGCCAGAAAGGTAACGCCATCACTCTTCCACTCACTTAATCAGTGCATAGCTCTATCTTGCTTTCACATGCTGTTATGCGACTTTATTGTTTTGCCACCAGGGGGCGCCACACGGCGCCCATTCGCATTGTTTGTAATTGGCCTCGTTTGCTTCCGCTGCCTGCAAAGTTTTTCATTAAACGTGGGCCGAGCGCGTCTTTTGTGCTGCGGGGCATAAATTTTAACATCCCACCGTCTCATTCCCCCTTCTGTCTCCACAATCCAGGGGGTGGTGCTGGGAATTGCTggtgcaaaacaaaaagcaactcATAATCCGCAACctctttttgcatttgatgCACTTTTTAAGCTTTCTATTTATTGCATGTTAAACAAGCAAACATTCCGTAATCACAGGCAGACATTTCTACATACTCTATGAAAaactttgaaatttttttattcatattcatattttttaatattcatagACGAGAATTAGGATGTGTTTATTATTAGCAGATCTTTTTTCCACTATGTGGAATAAATTTTATCCTTGGTACCAAAAtgaactttaattaaa of Drosophila nasuta strain 15112-1781.00 chromosome 3, ASM2355853v1, whole genome shotgun sequence contains these proteins:
- the LOC132790266 gene encoding phospholipase A1 VesT1.02, with translation MILPTASTLCNVFTFLLAGSPIFYSAAPRGSCSSCCTIREREDIKFLLYTRKNRIAPQQLQLSDEARLARSNFNFNYPLAIYLHGFSESATGEKQSSQQLKDAFLRRGNYNVILVDWSAMVTVPWYSNAVENLPVTARYLARFLRYLVTSGYAVKHIHLIGFSLGAEVAGFAGKQLQEWGIKLTRITALDPALPLFEGNSSNRRLSPKDARFVDVIHTDGGILGNPTAMGHADFYPNGGRPLQPGCARQEIANNRWLNIIIGCSHQRAWEYFEESIQQPLAFPSERCEPSQNVANCGTGYERAYMGYGADPRLRGKFYLETNDAKPFGRHRQSPGAASTAPQLPISYKMPVNTTRDLQEDDNNMLSNNIALT
- the LOC132790240 gene encoding protein dissatisfaction, which gives rise to MPFGRKSPLEALALPGVMLAYKYSQFRQRRREAASRRVTERELSALHHKIDKLLSKLEEESEPDPPTSQEDECVICINARATMQTSPCGHRVVCRRCFVKTIQSAVAQRLLPLRCVICRARVNRLTSSSGSWRIQESASSYSMGAKSWASAGVHAGGVITSASSYSMNDAHSEHHAFHQPTLHTSAAARHHYAAPRGAHGRVSQSDSLYSMSSTGSAGSSLSGYSHYSKTSSISSSGPCSPASPAAITGTAASANHLAPPSPNAHHHQHHNQHQVISPSGSSSCSSASVGSLSPRDTGAHHSHHGGCPSGCSGAVPRKPLHMLSNSISASASTSSSSSSSGSGSGSGSGAMTPLPTHTYPGRRHVKSRLLDLQNRLPPIKEFRSPAKVPHPSPVHVSNPRFRYASYTKSSGHELAPLLRESASPPPPRRPSPMNIQLSCTALAPPPLKAGGAKICPVTSKNSLPKNAYVMPKDKKPQSTGGAANSKAPGSRSAPLGGSNSSASKVTSAGASGSSGVSSVAAGGNCKPHSSASSRSFPLFSNSSNSSKEKADNKKNESMERKKKEEKLKMKAEKEARKEEKRLAKEEERMAKILAKEEKKRGKKEAKELLLANDGNNKK